TTCCTGGCGCATATGGTAACAAAAGGATGCAAGCCTAATGAGTCTACATACACTATTTTAATTGAAGGTCTTGCTTATGAAGGTTTCACAAAAGTAGCTCTGGACTTGTTGAATGAGCTGTGCTCTAGAGGAGTTGTGAAGAAAAGTTGTGCAGAACATGTGGTGGTCAAATTGTAGGTTGTGTTATACAGTCGTAATATATGGCCTTTAGTCACTTTTTCCATATACTTCAACTAAGATAGTACCTGATTTCAGTTACCTGGTTTCCTTTGCCATAATTTCCTCATTAATAAAAACCTAGGGTACCAGCGCACAAGTAAAAATTAACGAGAAACTATAAACTACAATCCGAAATGAtgaaaagaaaggaaagaaaactattaacaagaaaattatttttcaagagCATCCTCACCTGCTCTCCATTTATATCCTTGGTCTCTAACTTGAgtgtcggaggggctacgccagaaCACCCTCCtccccccttctaacggtcttattcgttATTTCAGGCTGGAGACAATTTTGAAACATTCGTCTGGACTAATGACACTTACTGGAATCGGACCttaaatttttcttgaatatcaCTTGAGATAACTGGTATAACAGAGACCAACAATCCACCATTTAAAGTACCGGAAATATGGAGAATCACCCGGTGGATCTGGACCCGTTGGGCATGGGGCCCAGACATGGTACACCGGGCCGATGTCGTATTGACTTTCCCGGAAATAATATTATCAGTCATCTCAATTACAGAATTTATTAATCATATCAAAGGTAGCTTCGCCCCCACATGGTTTGGATAGACAAGATTCacacatatgtgattttaaaaaaattagtggactCCATATATGTGTGGTTAAATTTGAGCCCTTGATTCTATCATGGGATAATTCCCATACATGTAGGATGGAATCAACCCATATCAAATATCCAGGAAACATATGGCATGATACGACGCGAGTAAGTGAATTTATCATAAGCATCTGTTCATTATTGGCCATTAAGTAGTGGTTGCCACAAGGATGGGTAAATTCTAGTTCAGTCGTTATAGATAAATCATTCACTTGGAATAGAGGTAGATACAAAAATCGAAGGAAAACACGAGAATCACGAATAAGAAAAAAATGGAAACTTTTAAGAATCCGTTTACTAATACACAATGGGAGATGATACgagttaatttaaaatactgaCAGGATGATAAAAGTTTCGGAGTATCGGAAAACGGGGCGAAAACACATCACCTGTTTCTCTCCATTGTGGTCCTAACACGTTGCAAAACCCGAACGAATTCTACAAACAAGGAGAAATCTAAAGCTGCAAGATCAGTAGTACTATCTCCAGAAGCATAAGGATTCTGACATATTACTACATCGAATCCTCGGAACTTTTTAATCAAATCTTCAAGCTTGTTACTTGATAATTTCTGACTGTCTTCAACTTGAATCAGCTCTCCACTCTGTCCAGTGTTCTCCCACCACTGTGTGACGATTCTGCGCTTATTTTCACAGGGCTCCACAGAAACAGCACCTTTCAAACGAATGCCAAGTCTGTGTAACGCAACTAAAGCACCACCTATTCCATTAAAGAATGACAACACTGTCATTCCTCCAGGAAACAAGGGCTTCAGTACCGAGAGATGGTAAGCCAGTGTATCTGTCTGAAAAGCGAGTTTAAGTGATTTAAGTCTATCCGACAAGCTAAATCCAACTGCTCGAGTGTGGTGTGTTGGATAGCCCATGATGTGCTCTAGATGTTCAGGTTCAATTGGGGCCAACTTGTAATTGCCAAGCCATACAAGATTCAGTGCCTGGCATTGCTGGAGAAGGTCTCTCCGTTGTGCATCTGTGAGAAGCCCTTTAGACTCAGTCAACATTCTTCCAAACCTGTCACAGAGCTGAGATATTCCACTCGTTTCACAACTAATATTGCTCAACTGTTTCCTTGTATCCCACAAGGGCCACCATTTTCTACTATGTGGTATAGCTTCTTGAATAGTCATTGGTGACTTTGGGAAACTGTAAAACCTATCTTCAGTAGGGAGGTTATGTATGTAGCCTTCCTTCCTGCTCAATGCTGAGCGCATTTCAGTATTCACAAACTCAGGCTGAACTGAATACAAAAATTGTGAGAGTTTGGCCCAAGAATCCTGGGATAAATTAGTCACGTTTCCATAAAGAAAGTAAGGGGATTTTGCCACCACGCTAGTAAGAGTCTTGCAAGGCCTGGGAATAAGCATTGGTGGCTTTATATCTTCTTCCAGACTCCCCATACTGTTAAATCGTCTCTGCAAGACTGGTACTCGATTACTGGTGAAATTGGGGTTTCTTCTTCTTGCTTCCACCAACATTCGGCCAACAGAATCGTTAGACTCTTCGGTAAACTCTTCCTTCAGCTTCTTCCAGTTGTTTGAGTTTtcagtttcttcttcttttggcCTCTTGCCTTTCAATTTTTCAAGCAAATCAGAGATCCCAACTCGAGCAGCGGCATCTGGACCGCATTCCTCAGTTTTTACAGTAATTGAATCAAAAGATTTATTACATAAGTAACCTCCCAACCCACTGTGTAaagttttaggatttatttggGTTGTTGAAGTGCTCAAAGAAGTCGAGGAATACTGTGAATCACAAAAACCAGTTTAAATCTGTTAACTGATAATACCATCCACTAGTAATAAAAGCAGGAAAATGCTCCATAAAAATGACACAAACCTTGTCCGAATTTGGGCAACTGCCAGAAAGTTGAACTCCAAAAATTGAATCAGTAAGCTCTTGCAGAGATGCTTTAGAACCTGAAAACCGAAAAATAACAAAGACAAATGGAAGAGAAAATGTGCAATTACTGCTCAGAGAAAATTAACATCCACGGCACACAACTCCCTATTTTAGTGTCATTACCAAAGATAGGGTTCAGTTTAgacaaatatttatttagttttttataAGGGAAAGAAACTTAAAATATGTGCTTGAAGaagatttttataaaaaaattatgaaaatatttttaaaaaatatgttctccaagtataatttttaataactaATTTAGTGTTTTCTTTATGTTTTTAGAATTCTTAAAACCTTTTTAACTGTAAAAAAGTTTTTGTAAAATAGTTGGTCAactacatatttattttttaaacaattttaaAACCTTTTATAAAGATTTTGTAAAaaacattattaaaaaaatgtttaacgAGTACTAGTCCAAACAGAGCCTAGTTCTCAAATATGCGAATTTATGAGGCGAACAATAGAATCCTAATGACAGGTTTTCAGTGCATTAGAAGCATTTCCATGAAAAAACATAAGGAGATAACTGAGAAAACGTAAGGAGATAACTACTAGAAACTCGATATAGAATCAATACACAACCAAACGGAAGATACAGCCAATAAAATTCTTTGTTATTGCAGTCACCTCAAGTCTGAACAGATCTGTAGCATTTTTCATTTATCCTGCTATTTATATTGTTCCAATAATAAATACCATATATTTTCCTTCTGTGCGCTTTAAGCCCCTTTTTAGTGTGGAAAACGAAAAGTTGCATTTGGTATACACCAGCTCATCGGTTAAAATTTCTCAAACTATTTCCCGGCAGATGCGTCCGGGAATCAGATGGCAACTAAAATGATGACTTCGTCAGACATCCTGAGATTCTAGATATAAAATTAAATGGCATACAAGTAAAATCATAGGAACAAATGTCCAATACCAAGAGTGAACGATTAGCTGGATACGGTCCTTTTGCACGATATTGAAATCACCAACAGTAGCctcaaaaacaaaataacagcagaggaaagaagaaaacttgggtTGCGCGTGATTATACTACTATATGTCTATATCCAGTAGGCATAGTTTAAAAAACACTAGGGTATAAAATTGGCTTACTAGTTTAAGTGCAGGGGTTTTCACAAAAGAAAATGACGAGACAAAATTTAAGGTCAAACAAATTAATATGATGCCACCCCCTAATAACTTAATAGGGTAGTTTGGCAAGGAACTTGCATCATGTTGAAATGAATAAGCTTTCGTGATAACAACTGTGGTGCTTACCAGGTGAGCTCCTTTTGTTATGCAAAACTCATTACTTAATGTAACTTGTCCCTATACGTGTATATATTGGTATGAATGAGTTCACCActctttaaaaaaatagaaaatgagctCACCACATTTCTCATATAACGTTTAGCTTCCTTCCCAACATATGGTTTTCTTTCTCAGTCAACTTAGTCAATTAAAAGTTTCCAATTTCATAATCAACTCACCACATTTCTCAAAAGCTATCGAAATCTCTTGTTCAGAAAAGCCGATTTCAAGCAATCTCAGTGTCTTCTCCATAATACCAAACAAGGCCTCATTGCTGCATTCCTGAAAATATGGATTTTGGATTAGCATGAAGGCACAAAATGTTGTCAAATATGCTACCCTGAATATGAACATGTGTATAATGATTTTCTATAGAGCGTGTTCGACAAGTGAAACATTAGGAGATAGACAGAAAAGAAATACTCCAGTATCGATCATATACTACTCAATGCTGAATAGATCTGTCTAACAGATCAATTTCGGAGATCAAGACCTCCTGGCTTCAAGTTACAGAGCAGATGTGACTTCAAGAAGAGGAATATTTTCAACTTATTAAGATTGCATATTTAACGATTAAAATTCTTCTTCAGCTCAGAGAGATGATTAATAAAATCACGTAGCTGCTGCCACATGGAATATAGTCACAACAAAAACACAAGTATATAAGATTTTGCCAACCCATCTCATTAAACTTATCCAGGAAACAGACTAAAACGGATGCAGTCTCTCTGTCTGTTTTCTTAAAGAAGCATTCATCCAGTTTTCCAAAATGTACAGATTTTTAACCTTTCTTATGCATCAACCTGTTTGCTGGTTTTCTAAGTTTTGGCCAATACAATCTCCATCCCATTATTTAAAGGACATAACTTCACACATGACAGATGAATCCGTATATACAATATCATCACAGATTACAGCTTTCTAGCTTAAAAACAACCGAAATTACCATATTCCTAAGTATTGTGGGATATCAAGATTACTTAAGCTTATCACTGACTTTCTATTCGCTTGGAAATTGACAATAGAACCTTCAATGACTGGTATTATTTGGGCATTTTCCTTTGCAATTTGCATGTAAAACTTATTTTCCTATTTCACAATTCAGTCTAACAAAAGTTTGGTTTCACTAACTTAGATCTTTTTTGCCCCTTATATTGATGTTTTTAGCTCCAGTTAAAAAGGAACAATCATGATACGATCAATGTGTTCGGATCATCGGGAAACCGACATACTGAACCAGAAAAACAAGTTAGTAGTTTTATTCTTAGTCTAGTTAAAAATGAAGAATAGTGACACAATCCATGTGTTGGGATAAACAATGAAAAAGTCCCAAGCAAAGATAATGTCTTGTCGATAAATTTGGGATTTTTATCTTTTTGTAAAGTAGCAATTTACCATAAATTAGAATCTGTCTTATATTTAGGCTAGAATTGTTCCATGAACTACTCTTTTTTGGCCCATTTATTGTATGCGAATCCAATCATGATCCTATAATAAGAACAAGAGCTCTTTCTCTATCAATCTAATTGTCCCTCATTCTTTGCGAATCAGAAAGATACTATTCAAGCTTGAATTTGTTCATTTGGAATCTGGGTTCTCGActtcatttttctttaatatGAATTTCTTTTCCTCTCTCTTTTTATATCATTCTTAAGTCTCATAGGTTtgatcctctagaatctgaccATTGAACGAAGGGTACAAAATCAATTAGGTTGATTTTTCAGGTGAGAAGGGATCTAGTGAAGATGATGGTCAAGATgctatatttttaaatgaatgTTAGCCattgaatttaaagaaaatgacACTAATTTGGGATATTCCCCGTTGACGCCATAACAAAATTGAACTGATGAAACATCAGAGACCTATGGGGAACAGTTCAAAGGCTTTGTCTACTCAAAGGAATACCTTAAAAACATGAGAAAAGAGAACACACTCTTCCAACACGACCGAGAATCTGACCAGAGGATGAATCATGAAGTTCATGCTTTAGGTAATCCTAAATCCAATCAAAGTGATATTCATATTGCTCTCAGAAAATGTGTTAGGTCCTGCACTAAACATTCTTTGTCCAATTTTATCTCTTATGATAATATGTCAATTCCCTTTTCTAGCTTTCATCTCAAATCTCAAGTGTGGTCATTCCAGAAAACATACATGAATCTTTAAATGTACCTGAGTGTAGGGAAGCATTGGTGATGGATATGAGAGCTCTGGAAAAGAATGCTACCTGGGAAGTGACTGGATTGCCCAAAGAGAAGGATACAATGGACTGTAAGTGGGTGTTTATTGTGAACTACAATTTTGATGGattcttaaaaatatataaacctTGTTTGGTAGCAAAAGGCTATACACAGACATATGGGGTAGATTTCTCTAAACTTTTTCTCCTGTAGCAAAATTCAATATTGTTTGTGTTCTCTTGTCAATTGCGCCAAATCTTGATTGGCCTTTGAATCAGTTGGACATGAAGCTGATCACACCTTGTTTACAAAGATATCGATCAATAAGATCTCGGTCTTGATTgtctatgttgatgatatcattttCACTGGAGATGACATTGAGGAAATGAGCAAACTAAAGCACAATTTAGCCaaagaatttaaaattaaagATTTGGGACAATTAAGATACTTTCTGGGAATGGAGATTGCTCGATCGAGGAAAGCAATAGTGATTTCACAAAGGAAGTACATTTTGGACATGTTGGAGGAGACAAGCATGAGTGGATGCAAGATTCGGGAGGTGAAAGGACGAGTTCCTGTTGATACGGGCAGATATCAAAGATTAGTTGGGAAGTTAACTTATTTGTCTCACTCGATCAGACATAGCTTTCGATGTGAGTTTGGTAAGCCATTTCATGCATTCTCCATACAAAGAACATCTTGAAGCTGTATTTCGCCTTCTTCGATATCGTAAGGAAATTCCACGAAAAGGTTTGTTCTTTAAGAAAAACGGGGAAACAAAGTTGAAGTCTATACTGATGCTGACTGCGCTGGGTCAATCACCGATAAAAGATCTACCACGGGATATTGTACGCTTCTATGGGACAATTTAGTTACTTGGAGAAGCAAAAAACAAAGTGTTGTTTCTAGAAGTAGTGCGGAAGCTGAATCTCAGTCGATTGCCCAAAGAGTGTGTGGAGGACTGTGCTAAAAAAGGGTTCTCGAAGATCTTAGACAAACAATTAATCTTCCCATAACATTATAATGTGATAACAAATATGCTATAAACATTGCTCATAATCCATTTTTACACAACATAACGAAATTTGTTGAAATTGATAGGCATGTCATCAACGAGAAACTTCAAGAATGAATAATTTGTATTCCTTTTGTTCGTAACTTGAAATAGCTCGAAGATATATTcaacaaaaatttgatgaaacGATCATTCGAGGATCAAGTCAGCAAGTTGGGCATGATTGATATTTTGCATCAACTTGAGGGGGTTAGggattttcatatttttgtaaAGTAGCAATTTATCATAAATTAGAATTTGTCATCACCATTTAGGCCAGAATTGTTCCATGAACTACTCTTTTTTGGCATTTTGTTGTACACATATTTAACCGATGAATAATGAGAAATGATATTTTCTTACCCATGTTCTCTCGTTCCCTATTCAACATGTCTCATAAAAAGATCTTATTTCCTTTTTATGTGGTTTTCAACCTTCCTTAGCAAGTAAAGTGATAATGCAGAACAGGAAGTAATAAGAGCTTGCAGCGCTTGTATAAATGATCGGAGTAATAATTCAGAGATTTTTGCTAGTTAGAAATGTTAATTTTCCACAGGAATGTTCAAATGAGAAACTAACTTTAAACAAAGCTTTCCTTTTGTCATACTCATAAACACAAATGTTCAGAAATAACAGAAAGAAATCATCAAAACCTCGTTGCTATCTTCATCCCCACTCACTGAAACTCTTGCAAGCTTTTCATACTTTTTGGCCATCCTTGCAGCAAAGATGAAGTCCATTAGTTGACCAATAGATGCATCCTCACCTGTGATGCAAAATGGGATTAAGTGTAATAATATGTACATTTACAGTTGAAGCATGCTTTGTTAGAAAGTAAAATTGAGACTCCATCACGAACCAAGTTTATCCATCGCAAACCGAACTTCCTCAATTAAGAAATTCATTTTTAACAAGGACACGATTTTCTCGTCAGCATATCCACTGCAAACATCAGGTTCCTGTAGGAGCCAAAATCATTGTAAAAAAATAAGTGCAGCAGAGCATCAACTGAAAAAAATGTTGAGTTATTCAGAAAAGataaaatcatatctctctaaCAATCACCATGCCTTATGACAGGTTATTATAGACCCATATGTTAGAGACTTGACGGGGAAAAAAAGACTCATAAGCTTATAGTTGAATGTCAGCCGCAAATTGACTAGCAAAGAAGTATTTCGTTTAAACAGTTAACGAGCATCAACATGATAAGCGACTGGATGAGTCCCAAGCATACTTCGTGATCTATGCATTTTTTAAAGTGGAACTTGAGCTCCATATTAATAAGCAGACAAAGATGGACCGTGTATATTTAACTAACAGTCATGTCACATTTAAACTAGCACCAAATTCGAGATTCTTCAAATTGAAACATGCTGCATACTGTTTCtgaaaaatgcaaaaaaaaactAACATGTCTGATTTATATCACATTTTACATGTACATCGTTGTCATATTAGTACTCACTTGGTACTTTTTGTTTCCAATGATTATGTGGGTAAACTAAGTTTTAATTCTGTGTACTACGTTGACTCAAAGGCCAAAACTGACGagatatacaaaacaaaattcaTGCCACAAAGATTCAAACCAAAGGAAGAGCTGAAAGAGCCGGAAAAAAAAACAAGTGCAGAAAAGGTTGACCACAGGAACCACATATCTGTCCCTTGATCCAAGGCCAAAACCATGAAATGCCCAAAACGTAACAAATTCATTGATGCATCAGCAGAGACCCATGGACACCCATGTGGGTGGACTGTGGACAACTCTCCAAAACTGGTTCACAGGCCTATGCCATGAAGTGCCCATAAATATGAGAAAGCCACATTCATAGGAGCCGTATATGCAGAATAAGCACCAACCCGTGCCAAGGTTAGTCCACAGCTCTATGGGTTTGCATCTCTATTTGACATAATGCAACAGACCACAAAGTGATAGCATGGAGTGGTACACATGAGGGCCAACAAAAAAAATAGCACAGACTTGTGTCAAAGTTCATGCAAGAAACCGCACCAGCACAACTTAAGTAAAGAAACAACAAGCACAAACTCGTGTGATGTGCTCTGACTTGAGGGTATTTGTGACCCCATACATCGCATCCATCAAAGAGCCATGGGCTTGAACACACTGTTCCATGGGTCTCAAGATGGAAATTTATCGGAAAACTGATTTTAGAAAAGACAgagtttcattcatttcagccTCAACTTTTGCAATATTTGGTCCCAGAAATTAGTCTTTTAACCCGAGTATAGAGTGAAAAAAGGAATTCATTCTTACAATTCGACAGTTAGTGTTGGGAGGAAAATTTCAAAGGTTATAGGCAGTCAAATCCAATGTTTGAGAGCTTCAAGGTGCATGACGCTACTAGTGAACACATTCATTACACTGCTAGGCGCTAGCATTCATGTAAGATTAGTACTGAAtttaaatcaaacaaaaaaatatacaaactGCTGAACCAAGCCATGATCTACCTGTTCATTTAATTTCACAGACTTTTACTGTACAATTTATTTCCCATGCCAGAATGAAAGACTTGTCAAACAAAACTCAAAGGATACCTCTTTTAATGGAAAAGCCCTATCCGAACAGGCATTGTTATTTGTATCCTCATCAAAAAAGCTATCAAGAGAATCAGGTGATTCTGGTTTATGAAGAGCCTGGTATATTCATAAGAAGTCAAGAAAGTCCAATTGCAACTTCAAGTAGATGACAGAAGTAAGAAGATAGGTCCATTTCAACAATATGTTCTCATGAGAACACAAAGACCTGGACTCAATAACAGGCTTTTAAAATTGGCGTCTCAATTCAATCGTACATTTGCGGGTAAATATTTGCAGTTAGACCATAATTCTTGCAACTGAATAAAAAATCACCAGATGGCTGTGGAATATGCTGCTAATTCATAGACAGTTGCGGGTAAATATTTGCAGTTAGACCATCATTCTTGCAACTGAATAAAAAATCACCAGATGGTTGTGGAATATGCTGCTAATTCATAGACAGTTCCACAAAGTTCCACCATGATAAGCTGGAAGAATTCAGCATCATAGCAAAATAACAGGATAATTTTAGCAGCTAATGGAGATTTTGATTCAATCCCATGTCATTACTGTGTACAGATTCATTGGTTATATAATTTTAGTTCATTCTGACTCAGACATGGAAAATAAGATTTCTTACGTTCTATGGTAGGGGGAGAGGCACTTACGGAATATGCAAAGAGAGTCTCTAGTAATAAATCAGTATTTCCTTCACCTAAGACAGAAGGGAAATATCACTTGCTGGTTATCATTACTGAAAAACAATGATAATTTCCATGAAGCGTTCCGAAAAAAAAATCACTTTAAAAGATTTTCTATTTATTAAATCCTGAAGAACAAAACTCGTGAATTTTTTTCTCTTGGTAAACATTACAAAAGCTCACTTTTGATGAAGTACTTAGTTCATTCATAAGTATAAGCTAAACAAACCATTTTCCTTGATTGCCTTATCGACGAGAGATGGCGTAAAACCCATGCCTACAAAGGCTGTTCTTAAATTGTTTTGCGATGAGCTAGCTTCATTGTCCTATAAATAAAACAATTccaaaatgcaataaataaatctgCTCATAAACAAGTGCAAATTGCAACACAAGCATCTGTAATTACATTACGAGTTCATATGCGATAAGGGAAAAGTGGCCTGCGGGCTGCATGTTATAATTAATGCTAATATTATGTGGAGCCTAATAGTTTGTGTGAGGGTATTTTAGGTTTTTTTGCACATTATTGCAGCCTTGATA
This window of the Primulina tabacum isolate GXHZ01 chromosome 4, ASM2559414v2, whole genome shotgun sequence genome carries:
- the LOC142543298 gene encoding putative inactive DNA (cytosine-5)-methyltransferase DRM3 isoform X1 is translated as MCEVVEISDEEGPLVPDNDVGIKTKDEVLDYDLPLPKICPQHGVDNEASSSQNNLRTAFVGMGFTPSLVDKAIKENGEGNTDLLLETLFAYSALHKPESPDSLDSFFDEDTNNNACSDRAFPLKEEPDVCSGYADEKIVSLLKMNFLIEEVRFAMDKLGEDASIGQLMDFIFAARMAKKYEKLARVSVSGDEDSNEECSNEALFGIMEKTLRLLEIGFSEQEISIAFEKCGSKASLQELTDSIFGVQLSGSCPNSDKYSSTSLSTSTTQINPKTLHSGLGGYLCNKSFDSITVKTEECGPDAAARVGISDLLEKLKGKRPKEEETENSNNWKKLKEEFTEESNDSVGRMLVEARRRNPNFTSNRVPVLQRRFNSMGSLEEDIKPPMLIPRPCKTLTSVVAKSPYFLYGNVTNLSQDSWAKLSQFLYSVQPEFVNTEMRSALSRKEGYIHNLPTEDRFYSFPKSPMTIQEAIPHSRKWWPLWDTRKQLSNISCETSGISQLCDRFGRMLTESKGLLTDAQRRDLLQQCQALNLVWLGNYKLAPIEPEHLEHIMGYPTHHTRAVGFSLSDRLKSLKLAFQTDTLAYHLSVLKPLFPGGMTVLSFFNGIGGALVALHRLGIRLKGAVSVEPCENKRRIVTQWWENTGQSGELIQVEDSQKLSSNKLEDLIKKFRGFDVVICQNPYASGDSTTDLAALDFSLFVEFVRVLQRVRTTMERNR
- the LOC142543298 gene encoding putative inactive DNA (cytosine-5)-methyltransferase DRM3 isoform X2 → MNFLIEEVRFAMDKLGEDASIGQLMDFIFAARMAKKYEKLARVSVSGDEDSNEECSNEALFGIMEKTLRLLEIGFSEQEISIAFEKCGSKASLQELTDSIFGVQLSGSCPNSDKYSSTSLSTSTTQINPKTLHSGLGGYLCNKSFDSITVKTEECGPDAAARVGISDLLEKLKGKRPKEEETENSNNWKKLKEEFTEESNDSVGRMLVEARRRNPNFTSNRVPVLQRRFNSMGSLEEDIKPPMLIPRPCKTLTSVVAKSPYFLYGNVTNLSQDSWAKLSQFLYSVQPEFVNTEMRSALSRKEGYIHNLPTEDRFYSFPKSPMTIQEAIPHSRKWWPLWDTRKQLSNISCETSGISQLCDRFGRMLTESKGLLTDAQRRDLLQQCQALNLVWLGNYKLAPIEPEHLEHIMGYPTHHTRAVGFSLSDRLKSLKLAFQTDTLAYHLSVLKPLFPGGMTVLSFFNGIGGALVALHRLGIRLKGAVSVEPCENKRRIVTQWWENTGQSGELIQVEDSQKLSSNKLEDLIKKFRGFDVVICQNPYASGDSTTDLAALDFSLFVEFVRVLQRVRTTMERNR